Proteins from one Chaetodon auriga isolate fChaAug3 chromosome 19, fChaAug3.hap1, whole genome shotgun sequence genomic window:
- the nrarpa gene encoding notch-regulated ankyrin repeat-containing protein A, giving the protein MSQADVSTCSAPQRVFQEAVKKGNTKELHSLLQNMTNCEFNVNSFGPEGQTALHQSVIDGNLELVKLLVKFGADIRLANREGWSALHIAAFGGHQDIVLYLITKAKYSSGAR; this is encoded by the coding sequence ATGAGCCAGGCGGATGTGTCGACTTGCTCCGCGCCGCAGAGGGTTTTCCAGGAGGCGGTGAAGAAAGGCAACACCAAGGAGCTGCACTCTTTGCTGCAGAACATGACAAACTGCGAGTTCAACGTCAACTCTTTCGGGCCAGAAGGACAGACGGCCCTCCACCAGTCTGTCATTGACGGGAACCTGGAGCTGGTAAAATTGCTGGTGAAGTTTGGTGCAGATATCCGGCTGGCCAACAGGGAAGGGTGGAGCGCTTTACACATCGCCGCCTTCGGGGGCCACCAAGACATTGTGCTATACCTCATCACCAAGGCCAAGTACTCCTCTGGCGCCCGGtga